One Perca flavescens isolate YP-PL-M2 chromosome 5, PFLA_1.0, whole genome shotgun sequence genomic window, AAAATAAATTTCTAACCAGGATTAGCCATGCTGCGGCGGATGGCTGGCAGGTCCTTGCGTTTCCACTTCTGCATCTCTTCCTCCATCTTGTCAATTTTGGCAGGGTTCAGCGCCCACAGACAGCCCTTACGGGACGAGCTGCTCGTCTTGTTCTCCACTTTCTCAAAGCATTTGTTTAAGGACAGGTTGTGTCTGACTGAGTTCTTCCATCCATCAGGTGCAGTCTGCAGGGAGAGAGGTGAGGTATGAGTCACACTCTTTATCTACATTCACCATATTTTTTAGTCATTTTCTGTAATATTAATAGTATCATACCTTGAAATAAGGGAAGTGTTCCTTCATAAAGCTATAGATCTCACTGACAGGGAGGCTGCCAGTTTTGCTGTTCTTCAGAGCCATGGCAATCAaacagctggaaaaaaaaatctttatttgaATGTAGGTCAAAGCAGAGAAGGTGAAATACATTAAAACtaatttttattattgaatattattatattttagctACATAAAAGAGGTCTGACCTGTAGGAGTAGATTGGCTTGGGGAAAGACTTGGGCTGCAGCTCCTGCTCTTGTGGAGCCAGACGAGGCTGTGTGAATAGACTTTGGTTGTTGAAAGAGACATTGCTATAAAGCCCACCAGTTGAACACtatgagaaaaggagagaaaataaTGAGGAACTTTATCATTTGCATTTATCTATTGTGACCATTTAGCTTTTATCAAGTAGCATTGACTACAGAGGTCCATGTAAGCAATCTACACAAGAAGCAAAAGGAAACCAACAAATCAGCAACAAAAAATATGAGTACAGTACTTTATTAGCTTTATTAGTTTGGTACCTGTTGTCCAGTTTGGGTTAGAGAGTACACCTGCTGGTGTGTAGGCTGGTAGACTGAGGTAGGGCACTGGTAACTCGGAGAGGGCAGCCCATTCATGGAGAATGGAGACATCTGTGAAGCAGATACAGGGATATTTGTCAATCAACCCTATTTAAcataacacatacacattttgTCTTGCAATGCTGTTAAAACTCACACTTCCGCTGTGGGTGTTGATGATGCTGATTCCCAGAGGGCTGTGCTGCATGTTGCTCTGGAGGTGGAGCATGGAGCCTTGACCCGTTGTCATCGCAGTCATGTTGCTCAGCTGAGCTGTGAAAAGGAGCAGCAAGACTGTTATTAGAAAGGAAAGTTCACCGAAAAACTTGTCCGCCCCCACCTGTTCTTTCTATTGACTCCAGAGAGTTATGGTTTGATTTCCGGTTTGAAGATGTTACCTGGAGCATACAGTAGAATGgggcttcatttttttttttttggtgctaATAGCACAAACAATATAATACACGTATACTTAGAAGTTATAACCATTTACAGAGTTAAAGTTTAAAGTCTTCTCCATAGTAAAGTTTTTTGCAATTAAACCGTTCAATAATACTGTTACTTAATTGTTACTTAAAAATGTTAATACGTTCAACTAAGGTCTGTGGATTGTCTTGTAAGTTCATTATGTTTGGAAATGTAAGATATTGGAGTTTTTTCAAGTATAATTGTTTGCACTTTGATTTTTCATATACCTTAGACTTCAGCACCCACTACAACTATCCAtttggattctttttttttagtttaaatgCATGTGGTTTTAGTGAAGAACAATTCCCAATAGCAAAAACAGCAATCTTGTATTGTCATTGGTCTTTATCTTTTCTTATAAAGCTGTGACTATATCTGCAGAGACCAGAAATCCAAAAGAATCCAGCAGTCCTGATTTATCCAATCAGAGAGATGATGCGGTTTTTGAATGTTGCACTGTCCCCTCCCTTCACCTCACCTGTCTGTTGCTCCAACAAGCTGCCCTGGGAGGGCCCGTTACTGTGGCCTCGGCTATCAGCCATCTGCTGTAGTCGGGGCACATCCACAGAGGTGAGCCATGACAGAGACTGCAGGTCCCCAGGGAGGTCCTCCTCCCTCAGCTGGGAGGGGTCGGTGGTCAGAAGCCTtcaagagagaaggaggaggggggaggttGGGGAGGGGGGTTAACACGGCTGTaagctcagacacacacagaccgcaAGTGGAATTTAAATCTAAACACTTGATAGAACAATTTGTCCTTCAAAGTCAAAACCACTGTAATGAGTCTGAATATGGGCAAACAGAGATGAAAGCTGCTCAGCAAAGCCATGTATTAGCCATACCATCCAGGATTTACTGTAAGTAGATTAACTACAAGGGTTATTTAGCAGTGACAGTTGTAATCAACAATGAAGGAGTTAAACAAGCTTTCCATTCAGAATTGATTATCTGTTgagattgtttttcattttctaggAGTGGCACACTGATCTTTGTTTTTCTCATGGTTAatactttgcttttttgatgatgatgatgatgatgaaaacaaatttgataaataaaataaatgcaaaatagCAATTCAATTTGTgtagtattttatgttttacttaTGTTTTACTTAATTTTTTCAACTCATAATTTTATAAATGTTCTATGTGCTATAAAGTGGATTAAATATAGGATTGCTGTTTAACCAGTGCACTGCCAGTACCAATCAGTTTTCATTCATTACGTCTTTTATGTGGTGAGCCtcgaagagaaagaaaagaaaagagaggaatCCTCTTGAATCCTCTCCAGTcttctctgcacacacacacttactgtgcAAGGGTTTAGTAATTGGGGTCGCTATGACAACACATACTATTCAGTTAGGGTCTGTGGACAGTGTAAGAGTACCCCCCCCCCTCATACACACACCAAATCtcctaataaaaaaatcaacccTGTGTCAGGTGACCACAGTCTGGCCTTACACCATTGGCTGAATCATAAGTAAACAACGCATGAGATCGTTTGAAACATGGGACTGCAGCACATGTTGCCTGAAACAGTTGGCCTTGTCTATTGAAAAATGATCACCTATTGTGTCCCAAACGACAAATCTGCCCAGTGGCACGTGGCTCTATTGTCTTCCCCAGACCCTTCCTTGATTGTCTCTGTCGTTTCTTTTCTTTACACAGCCCTTGCATTAATCTGTTGGAATGACAGCCCTCACATAGGAGGGACAAATAGGATGCCATCTGCTTCCCTGTCCCTTTCCAGCCTCTATCCCTAACCCCCCCGCCCCATCCTCCCTAAATGGGGAAATCAACGGAGCCTCGGGCCAGAGGGGGTGCAAGTGTAGTTTGAGgtcagggctctgtgtctgCCGTCTGAATAAGTGACATCATTGCCGCTAGGAATCAGCCGCACACGTCCTCAAACACCTTGCATGTGCCAGTAAATGATTTAGAGTGATCATCCTTTTGCAGCAGATGGAATTGTCAAGTGTTACACTATCTCAGCTGGAGCACTGACATTTTAGTGTACCATTTGTGAGACTgactttccttcttttttcctATTCTCTGCCTTGCTGCTGAGAGTTTTCTTTCACTTCggacaaaatgaaaaaataatgttcCAGCATAAAAATAATCTGGGAGTCTGTGACTGATGagacttttttcctttttgttttgtattaaagAAAAGCACAAAAGTAGGTGTGCATACACTCAAATCAAAACTATGTACAATATTTACTATCGCTGGTCTTTTACACTTTTGTTTGACAAATCTACTCAAGCTTGCAATTTCCCATTTTAAAAGCCCAAGACAAACATATAGATGATACATGGGGGGCCTTCccacctcccctcctctctccctaccAGCAGCATAGAAATTGTTCACTGATGCAAAACATGTTGAGCTGGTGTCTCCATGTATCATCCAAGCCTTCCCAGAGGTTTAACAACACAAAATAttgcacctcctcctccctacctccctccttttctccctccttttctAATTGGGAGCCATTTGTGCATACTGGTGACCCAGAGCGCCCATCTCCCCCTGAGCCGGCAGGCCAAGAGGCTCAGGCTCTCCGTGTGCCGACAGCGGGAGTGTAAACAGAGCTGATGGTTTCTGACAGATCCATTCAGACTGAAAATCATTTATTcttcaggattttttttctctctctcctttttcatGAAACCCCCCATGCACAAAAAGAGCTGTCCGTCTACCTTTAGATTAAACACAGTGGGTTTGGACAGTTTGTTCCATGACCATTTGGGAAACACCTTAAAGGGTTTGATTAATAACAAATATGCCTTTCATCTATTGAGGCGTCACAGATTTGAACCTgagtttgtttgacaatatgcaagaaaaaaagaatatgttGTTTAGTGCTAGAAGATAGAAGTCCTGATATAACTGAACAGAATTTAAATCACAAGTCTTACCTGTAGTCCTGTGGAGACGGATGATGCCCAGCATTCTCAATTATTCCTGACATCCTGGATGTTATTCCACCTTCTATCATTTCCTGGGATATGTGATACCACtgcaatttaataaataaaatgaacacaCTGTAGGTTATCCCCCCCAGTGAGTCTACAAACTTTGATAAACAATCTATGTACAAGATGATCACAATATGAATCACATTACTTCGAATTGTGTCTTCTTCAGTAAATAAATATGGTGGAACAGCATGTGCTATATCTGAAAATATAATATTGCTCAACAAAAAGCAAACATTTTAAACTCAAATTGAAGTTAAATGAACATTTAACACAAGTataaacaaattcaaaataatacTAGCACATAGAACTTTTAAATTTGGCAACAGTGTGCCTTTGTTGTAGCTGAAGCCCATTTTACCGTTTGAAAACTTTTGGTTCCCCATACTCTCcctaattgaattgaataaaaaatacaaagaataATATAGCTTGCTTTCAATTAGCACGCAGTTCAAATGTTTACATAACAGTTTGGTCACATTAGCTCAGGTTTAACTGTCATTTAGCCTGCCTATAGAAAAATGATATTCAAGTCTAAAAATCATCAAAATGTCAATATTCTCATAAAAACCAACAATCCCACAAAGACTATGGTgctgaaagagagaaataataaaataatcacCTGTTTTGGATGATATTGAAGAATGTGTCAGCTGTTCGCGAGCCCCtgtactgtatttcactgtgttgCATTTGATTCTCCAAAAACCGTTTTTAAATTTCCCTCTCTGGAGCTGTCCAGCGCTCTGACATGCGCAGTGGAGACTTCAACAGAGCTCCCAGTCGCTCGGGGGGCAGGAGGATCCCATGAGTTTGACAGCTGCTGTTAATGCAGTGCCTGTTAACAGTCCCGACAACATCCACACTTCACTCAGCAAGTGTAGGAGTAGCGATGTCgagattttatttttctctccgTTTTGGTGGCGGGGACTTTAAGTGTCACAATGCGGTCGTGGCGCGCTCTTCCACTGCATCCAACACGTTTGTTGTATTTAAAGTAAGGTCATACTCCATCCAGACATTGTAATCTTCTTATTAGATGATTATTAAAGAGATACCATTATATATAAAGTAAGTTATTGTGTCTGCCTTACACGGTACTGTGCGCTTGTTCCTCCAGTGGCACGCAGGTGCGTcttaataaaacacaaaatagctACATAAGTTCAGGCCCAAATCATGTTGAGGCTATTTACcgcaaaaagatttttttttaaagttgaacCAGCCTATAAGCGCATTAAAAGCAacataaaaaattaaacaaacgcGTAATGAAAGAATTAACGTGAAATATCCGTTTCTCCTGTCAGGTTATTCCCAGTAAGTTCCCTCGATCAGGTCTAAGACGATGTGAGTCGCTACTTGTGGTGGCATCTTTGTATGTGAGTGTGAACTTTTTTTAAGGGAAGTGCTTGTAGATAATTTGCTTCCCGCCGCCGTGGCCGCGTCCTGCTCCTCTCAGCAGTGGGAAACAGAGCCGGGGAGGCGCGTAGGGAGGGCAGGGGGCCGGCGGGGCTGCAGCAGGAGGCGGCAAAGGCACACACTCTTCTACAGAGCAGGTCCACTTCACTATATAAAAAACTGTGGCATGAAACTAGGGTTGGTAACGCATTTCAGTACACTACCAATCcaggaaataaaaatgtactctGTCAGCACTTGAGCTGAAGTGTAGGAAAAGAAACAAAGCACTCCCAACTGCCGATTTTCATTATAAATAGGCATGTCTCTGAGTTGTATGCAAAAATAgagaatcatttattttacacaataaGACACACACAATATCAGTATCCATTTGCCTAGCTATatcaaggattttttttatagtCTAAGTGACTTTTTCCCCCCTGTCCCAAGTCTAGAGGTTTCATTCTTAACTTTGTGTAAAAAGGGATGCTTGGTGTTGAAAAGTAGCTCTCTGCATTAGTATTTGTTTAATTAGGCTAAGCTTTCCACCATTTCTGAATAAAATACATTAGTAACTGATCACTGGCATTCATGGGTTTGGGACCCCAGGGGTCCTTATGGGGACTCCAGGGGGtccccaacaacaaaaaaagttactTTTTATCCATTGTTTAATTAACGAGAAATGTAATGGGTTGTCTTCCAAATTAAACATCTCACTTTAAACTGTTTTATGAGTCGATAGAAAGACAGAAATCTTCCTGGATTAGAGTGAAAACATATATGTGAGGTAACACAAGCAGGTAGGCTATATGGTCTTTTAATAGCAGACTTAAATGCGAAACCTGTTGGAGATTAAAATTTGCAGCCGGAAATTAAAGGGGAATTCCTTAAAGTCTGTAGGGAGACTGCAGTGACAGCAGCAGTATCAGCCCCATGGGACCCTACAGATGGTAAATCGGCCTGTCACAATAGGCACAATCAATGATTACATGCATGAACGTAACGGACAAAAAAACAAGACCATCCTTAGAGAGAAGATCCTGGAGGTCCTAAAGCCCGCAGGGTTAGGATCTGGAAACACGGTGAGGGTGCTCATACTGTGTGATGTACTGTAGGTCAataggtggtggtggtgatgatgatgatgatgatgatgatgatgatgatataatTTCAGTAGCAATATGACCACTTTATATAAAAATGCTTTAGGAAAACCTTCtgggcttcttctttttttttactgttttatggACCAAGGATGAATAATTAATTCAGTCATTAAGTTCAGTCATGACATCATATGgaaaacacaagaaaacaaagaatGACTGTGGTCACAAGTCGATCCTACTTTAACTATTTTAACTATCTTATTGACCAAGTGCAGCCTTAGTAGTTATAGCTCTAAAATAATACTATCTGCCCATGAATATATATCCTGATAATAGTATCACCATGCTGACATTTACTGCAGGCGTGCACAACTGGTGGGatacaataacagaaacaccttACAAAAAACAATAGAATAGATAGCTGTTTGCTTGTTTAAGCCTAAAATGAGAAAAGGTGTTGTGTCAGGTCAGGGGTCATTTCGGCAGCTGCAGTTTCAGATGTTGGCGAGCAAATTGTCAATCATGAGGAGCTACTGGACTTGTGTCAACTGTTTCTCTTTGCCAGTGAAGtgttcttgtgttttcccctcacTGCATTACATAACTTGTTATGCAATAGAAAAGCAACATTATGAACTTCTGAAAACTATTGTGATTCTTTTATTGTCAGGTGATTTTATTATTCTGTCCCTGTTCACTTGATGATAAATACCACATCTAAAGTGAGCTACCATGCAAGGTGTGgctcagtgtcttgcccaaggacactttcaCATGTGGATAGGAAGAGCTGGGGATTGAACTGCCAACCCTGTCATTAGTGGGCAacctatacatacatatatatatatatatatatatatatatatatatatatatatatatatatatatatatatatatatatacatatatatatatttatatgtatatacactattgttcaaaagttttagaacaccccaattatttagttttttattgaaattttagcagttcaagtccaatgaatagcttgaaatggtacaaaggtaagtggtgaactgcctgaggttaaaaaaaaagtaaggttacctaaaactgaaaaataatgtacatttcagtattttacaaaaaggcctttttcagggaacaagaaatgggttaacaacataaagctgttctgcagcgatggaggttgatcaagctttgaaagttggtgctaccaattcccacaggtgttccaacttgtctgggttacttacaaccccctctgtttgtataaaagtattgttggaacacactgtggtaccatacgctcgtgagcattatttgaacagtattatactgcagaaaatagtgtgttgctataaaaatagacagaccattataacacttaaaaatgttggcctttcctacagagaaattgtgaagaaagtcaaggtgtcatttgtacagagtgaaaggcaccctgaaccaaaatggctaccACGGCTTTTTGCAGCGCCATACAGTActctctggtatgcgcctagttggtcaggggttcatcctacagcaagataatgacccaaaacataagtccaagctgtgccagaactaccttagcaaaaaagaacaagatggtaagcttaaaaacatggaatggccagcacagtcaccagacttaaaccccattgagctggtttgggatgaacaggacagaaaagtgaaagcaaagcaacctacaagtgccacacatttatgggaacttctgcaacagagttgggaagaacttcagctgttatatctgccaaagtgggctactttgatgagtcaaacatttagaatacattttggttcatAAATtaattccatgatttcttttttaacttaaattgttcatttgttctattctttcatttcagagtacaataagacattgaactgcatgaatttcaataaaaacctggaaaaattggggtgttctaaaacttttgaccggtattgtatatatatatagcaaactatttatttattgccaGGTAGTGACATGTTTGGGAATGGCAATGTCTCTGAGAACTTGTCCTGGCCATGTGTGATGCATTCAGGAGAGAGCACAAGTACTCTGCAGCTCAGGAACACACAGTGACAGCCCTTCTCACTCATGCCTGCCCAGGAGTAATGGGGAAACAATGGGATCACCGCCAGAGggttggcctgtgtgtgtagcCTGTGTTTTTGTCTTGCACCAAGTATTTACTCAAAACACATCAGTCCCTCTGAGAACGAGGTCAGCTTGCTCCCTCTAATCTCCTCTGCAGGCAGAGACACAGTGTCCCCCCAGAACAACGTGTCACCCAGAGTGACCCTTTGGCCACACAGAGGAAGCTGCTGTCAGCCATGCTTAGCCAAGGCGCAGCATCAGTGACCTGCCAAAGACTGTGTTTTCTCAGTGAAGCTTCAGCATCAGTCAGTCGGAGACGACTTGCAACAGGTTTCAGTATACTTACACCTTTACAGAGGCAAGACACgacaaaacaatgattacaacaacatcagcattaaggcgttcatttaatattgaatcATATGCTCATTTATGTGTACCCTTCACATATTTATACAGAAGAAGTTTGAAACTGAGCAGGTAAATCCTCTCAGCTCAACACTGTTGTATTTATGATATGATGAACTTAGATTAGAGAGTCGGTTTACCCAAAtcccaaacaaaaaaataagcaACAATCAATCCCTAGCAGTGTTTAGCCATGTAGACAGGTTTAGTTTTACTTAGAATCAGATGTCCACTAAATGCACTTAATTCAATGCAGTTTACACTCATGTTATTGCATTGCTACTCAATACCTGGACGctaaaactgaagcagctaaatggaactcagacatcattcattttttaagaGAATGAGCTGAAAATGTTCACACATGTAAAAGCTGCCcaaattattacttttttgctCATATgtgactcagatctgtgaacagCACAAATCACAGATCAGATTTTTTGCAATGCAACCTCGGTCTTCACAGTCATATCAGAATTCAAGCAAGTtttacacactcactcacacacttacCCGTCCTTGTTGCCAGCCAATACAACACAACTTCTGCACGCTTTCTCAGGGAGAAGGGCCACATGCACTCAGTATCTTGCCACGAGAGTTTTGTGGGGAGATGCTGACAGATGTGTTTAAAAGTTGCCCTTGACATCCTAACATTTTTGGATGAAATCAGTTTTAGTGAAGCCATTCACATTCTGACCCACCACGGTGACCAGTTTACACTGGAAtctgaatttaaaaaataatgtgaacaGCCGAACAAAATAACTATATGGGCAAATGCACTAAGGGCAAGACTtgcagtgtgaacatagccCTAGTGACTTATCATTGCATTATCAGACTTCACTGTGCTGGCATTTtacaaaaaagtacatttactcaagtagttTACTTCAGTGAAAATTTGTAGTACTTGtattttaattgagtatttccatttcatgctaCTTCATACTTCTTCTTCCATGCTTCTTCACTGCAACTCAAACGGAAATTTACCTTTTACTCCAGCACgtgacagctgtagttactagATACTACTGTATACAGATTAAGatttttaatacaaaatgtatgatcactttataaaatatgattatACTGTCCAACAATTATAAACATAATTCATAATAGGAACATTAACAGAGGCCATTTTTGTGCATTATgaatacttttgatactttatgtTTTgctacacatttttatttacttttattaagTAATTATTCAGTAATATTTTAGACGCATGGTTTTTACTTTGGGTGGAGTGTTTTCACAGTGTCTTATTGAAAATCtcagtaaaagtaaaatatatatgtatttgtttatccACTGCCAGATTTAAAAAGCATGAGTTTTCAGAGTATTAGTCTATATTGCAGTATTGGTCAAGCAAAAATGCCCCTGCAGGTCCAATACAGCCTTCTCTTTCCTAATGGTAGGCGACTTCTCCGGACAGACTGCCGGACTTGTCAATCCTATTGTCCTGCAGGATCACAGAAAAATGTATCTTGAAGGTTTAGAGAGGTCAATGGTGTTGACCTTTGAGTGACCTGTGTCAACGCTAAAGCCTCTGGTCTGAGGCGAGGTCAGTCCTTTTCAGTGCCCTAAAGGGTAAAGATGGAGCAAAAGTCCACTTCTTTTTCCATATCCGATTGAGTGGAAAGAGCTTCATTTTCAAATGATCTCTTAGTAACTTTTTTACATGTCACAGCAGGCACATGGTGTCCCGTTATAGGATGGCACTCAGACACACCTAAAGTCAAGTTGACTGAATTACTGTGCATTTAGTTATTATTACTTTCAGAGGTTATACGAGCTGACAAATGTTTTATTCCTGGTGGGTGAGGGTATTAGGTAAAGAAAATGTTCAAATCCAGTGCAAtgtaattaaacattttaaaggtacAGTGCATAAAAATGAGACAGAATACGAAATCCTAATCACAAGAAGGGCATAATGATGTTGTATATCCTTCTTGTCTCTAAAGCAAAACAgaaataatgtatataataa contains:
- the foxn4 gene encoding forkhead box protein N4, with translation MIEGGITSRMSGIIENAGHHPSPQDYRLLTTDPSQLREEDLPGDLQSLSWLTSVDVPRLQQMADSRGHSNGPSQGSLLEQQTAQLSNMTAMTTGQGSMLHLQSNMQHSPLGISIINTHSGSMSPFSMNGLPSPSYQCPTSVYQPTHQQVYSLTQTGQQCSTGGLYSNVSFNNQSLFTQPRLAPQEQELQPKSFPKPIYSYSCLIAMALKNSKTGSLPVSEIYSFMKEHFPYFKTAPDGWKNSVRHNLSLNKCFEKVENKTSSSSRKGCLWALNPAKIDKMEEEMQKWKRKDLPAIRRSMANPDELDKLITDRPENCRRKALEPGMTRLPSCPTGLPLSVPAQMQPQPIVTLSLPCLPMHQHHQLQAQLHAQARLAPMSPAPAQTPPLHTVPDLSHSPLTQHHSKLPDDFYSVHGDTHTEVDALDPSIMDFALQGNLWEEMKDDSFNLDALGTFSNSPLRLSDCDLGTAHLTPVSTGANLQLSDVQVTGLYTSYTSQDHLSSQYMGAPANSKPIALL